Proteins encoded together in one uncultured Desulfobacter sp. window:
- a CDS encoding OmpA family protein, producing the protein MIRYILVFAGVLFLFSCGAKTTVILLPEQDNKAGTVIVANDKSSTTLEKPYSCATVGKVQSRIDTKTVEKNKVQDEYKTLFQAEPLKPVSLLLYFEFGSDRLQPESAALIDDVLKLAKEREPSEVSIIGHSDSKGNADYNYQLALERAKVVEKIIKDANINLRNISVTSHGENDPLVITGDNVSEEKNRRVEIMVK; encoded by the coding sequence ATGATTCGCTACATCCTTGTTTTTGCGGGAGTTCTTTTTCTTTTTTCCTGCGGCGCGAAAACGACTGTAATCCTTTTGCCGGAGCAGGATAATAAAGCAGGGACTGTCATCGTAGCAAACGATAAGTCCTCCACAACGCTGGAAAAACCGTATAGCTGTGCAACGGTGGGCAAAGTTCAGTCAAGAATTGATACAAAAACAGTTGAAAAGAATAAAGTCCAAGATGAATACAAAACGCTTTTTCAAGCCGAACCCTTAAAACCTGTCTCTCTCCTTCTTTATTTTGAATTTGGCTCGGACCGTCTTCAACCTGAGTCGGCAGCATTAATTGACGATGTGCTTAAATTAGCAAAAGAGAGGGAGCCTTCTGAGGTAAGTATTATTGGGCACTCTGATTCCAAGGGCAACGCAGATTATAACTATCAACTGGCCTTGGAGCGGGCTAAAGTTGTGGAAAAAATTATAAAAGATGCAAATATTAATTTGAGAAATATATCTGTAACCTCCCACGGTGAAAATGATCCACTGGTGATTACAGGTGATAATGTATCAGAAGAAAAAAATCGAAGAGTTGAGATAATGGTCAAGTAG
- a CDS encoding FecR domain-containing protein, which produces MKNLIKIVLIFMVGCCATAFAQDGKVAFVKKIVGDVLIKRGEMIVTTDVGDPIFKSDVLITKTGSSAGIVFEDGTTIAVDQNTECNIKDYLFEPETNAYAFELYLEKGKAIYHSGRIGKLAPDKISLKTPHAIVGTRGTHFIIKVD; this is translated from the coding sequence ATGAAAAATCTTATAAAGATTGTTCTAATTTTTATGGTTGGGTGCTGTGCAACTGCATTCGCTCAAGACGGAAAAGTCGCATTTGTTAAAAAAATTGTCGGCGATGTTTTAATCAAACGGGGCGAAATGATCGTTACGACGGATGTCGGGGACCCGATTTTCAAATCAGATGTGTTAATCACAAAAACCGGCAGTTCTGCCGGCATCGTATTTGAAGACGGTACAACTATTGCCGTAGATCAGAATACGGAATGTAATATTAAAGACTATCTATTTGAACCTGAAACAAATGCATATGCCTTTGAACTTTATCTTGAAAAGGGAAAAGCGATCTATCATTCAGGCAGAATTGGAAAACTTGCGCCGGATAAAATTTCTTTAAAGACACCACATGCAATTGTAGGTACCAGGGGAACGCATTTTATCATCAAGGTAGATTAA
- a CDS encoding pyridoxamine 5'-phosphate oxidase family protein: MPELPEETSNAWDNHKGPVILTTVNKNGVPNSIYATCVSKYDEQTLVVANNYFSKTMENIKSGSKACILFITSDNTSYQVKGSLEYHTQGPVFDDMKKWNPKKHPGHGAAALKVETVYKGAEKLL; the protein is encoded by the coding sequence ATGCCTGAATTACCTGAAGAAACCAGTAACGCCTGGGACAACCACAAAGGCCCTGTGATACTAACCACTGTAAACAAGAATGGAGTACCCAATTCCATTTATGCGACCTGTGTAAGCAAATATGATGAGCAGACCCTGGTTGTGGCCAACAACTATTTTTCCAAAACCATGGAAAATATCAAATCCGGATCTAAGGCCTGTATTTTATTCATCACTTCGGACAATACATCCTATCAAGTCAAAGGCTCACTTGAGTATCATACCCAGGGGCCTGTGTTTGATGATATGAAAAAATGGAATCCTAAAAAACATCCGGGCCACGGCGCCGCGGCACTAAAGGTCGAAACGGTTTATAAAGGCGCTGAAAAATTATTATAG
- a CDS encoding IS3 family transposase: MIQSISDRRELIDRNHSGISINRQCELLKVSKGALYYKPKTLDSYTLSLMDLLDEQHTKTPFYGSRRLTAYLNSQGHLVNRKRVQRLMRLMRIEAIYPKPKTTRRNENHKIYPYLLKDIVIDKPNQVWSTDITYIRIGNGFMYLTAVMDWFSRYVLSWRLSNTMENTFCIEALEEALRFSTPGIFNTDQGSQFTSLKYLKILQDKNVKISMDSKGRALDNVFVERLWRTIKYEEIYLKDYRTMNEAYQSLKAFIRFYNQERLHQALGYKVPMAIYHAV, from the coding sequence GTGATACAATCAATCTCTGATAGAAGGGAACTAATAGATAGAAATCACTCAGGAATCAGTATTAACAGGCAATGTGAGTTACTCAAGGTTTCAAAAGGGGCCTTGTATTACAAGCCCAAAACATTGGATTCGTATACGCTCTCCCTTATGGATTTATTGGATGAGCAGCATACCAAAACTCCCTTTTACGGAAGCCGGAGGCTCACGGCCTACCTGAACAGCCAGGGGCATTTGGTAAACAGGAAGCGGGTACAACGCCTGATGAGGCTGATGCGGATCGAAGCCATTTACCCGAAACCAAAGACAACAAGGAGAAATGAAAACCATAAAATCTACCCTTATTTGCTGAAAGATATCGTAATTGATAAGCCGAATCAGGTGTGGAGCACCGACATCACATATATCAGAATTGGTAATGGATTTATGTATTTAACCGCCGTAATGGATTGGTTCAGCAGGTATGTCCTGTCATGGCGCCTCAGTAACACAATGGAAAACACATTCTGCATTGAGGCCCTTGAGGAAGCATTACGGTTCTCGACACCTGGCATTTTTAACACAGATCAGGGAAGTCAATTTACTTCTCTGAAATATTTGAAAATACTGCAAGATAAAAATGTCAAAATCAGCATGGATTCAAAAGGCAGGGCCCTTGACAATGTTTTTGTAGAACGACTGTGGCGAACCATAAAATACGAGGAAATCTATCTGAAGGATTACCGTACAATGAATGAAGCCTACCAATCGTTGAAAGCATTTATAAGGTTTTACAATCAGGAAAGGCTCCACCAGGCCCTGGGATATAAGGTGCCAATGGCAATCTACCATGCGGTTTAA
- a CDS encoding IS4 family transposase: MIEFLQEIINSDQFIKQHRQSPTDFIRKRKLTFSTLIFFLMNMVKGSYQDELDHFFKSIFGFEVVKRVVSKAALAKARMKLKYEAFINLNMRLTSYFYENFKPEQWHGFNLLAIDGTTVRLPRIEAISTHFGAWNPRQGDKCPMARVSQMFDPLNKISVDAIIESKSVGERELAAFHFLNLMPNDLVLLDRGYPAYWLFNLILSRGADFCARIQRKRWKVVRQFYNSGKKEKIISLSAFPSSAKPCKEMGLDLIPLKLRLIRVELDTGESEILITSLLDSQSHPYELFAELYHLRWPVEEDYKTMKQWIEIENFSGKSVLSVYQDFHAKVFSKNLVSALIYPTQAVIDKNTENCIYRYQRNFAQALSKVKDVIPLLFLKPLEAVTKLISDIHEIVVKTIEPVRPGRKYPRNFNKRGSRFHYGYQPLR, translated from the coding sequence TTGATCGAATTTCTTCAAGAAATCATCAATTCTGATCAATTTATCAAGCAACATCGCCAAAGTCCAACCGATTTTATCCGCAAACGAAAACTTACCTTTTCAACCTTGATATTCTTTCTCATGAATATGGTTAAAGGCTCATATCAGGACGAACTTGATCATTTCTTTAAATCAATTTTTGGATTTGAAGTGGTCAAACGAGTTGTTTCCAAAGCCGCTTTGGCTAAAGCAAGGATGAAACTGAAATATGAAGCTTTCATAAACCTCAATATGCGTTTGACCAGCTACTTTTATGAAAACTTTAAGCCAGAGCAATGGCACGGGTTTAACCTGCTTGCCATAGACGGAACAACTGTTCGTTTACCTCGGATAGAGGCCATATCTACACATTTCGGAGCCTGGAATCCAAGACAGGGGGATAAATGCCCCATGGCAAGAGTCTCACAGATGTTTGATCCTTTAAATAAAATCTCAGTGGATGCCATTATTGAATCCAAAAGCGTTGGTGAACGGGAGTTGGCAGCATTTCATTTTCTGAATTTAATGCCAAACGACTTAGTCCTCCTTGATCGAGGTTACCCGGCCTATTGGCTTTTTAATCTCATTTTGTCCCGTGGTGCTGATTTTTGTGCTCGCATTCAGCGCAAAAGGTGGAAAGTGGTGCGTCAGTTCTATAATTCAGGCAAAAAAGAAAAAATCATATCTTTATCCGCATTTCCAAGCTCAGCCAAACCTTGTAAAGAGATGGGATTGGATCTCATACCCTTGAAATTGAGATTAATCCGTGTGGAACTGGATACCGGAGAATCAGAAATTCTGATAACCTCCTTGCTTGATTCACAGAGTCACCCATATGAACTATTTGCAGAACTTTATCATCTTAGATGGCCTGTGGAAGAAGATTACAAAACAATGAAACAATGGATTGAAATAGAAAACTTCTCCGGCAAATCGGTTCTTTCAGTGTATCAGGATTTTCATGCTAAAGTGTTTTCAAAGAACCTGGTCTCGGCGTTGATATACCCGACTCAGGCCGTAATTGACAAAAATACCGAAAATTGTATTTATCGATATCAAAGAAATTTTGCCCAGGCTTTGTCAAAAGTGAAGGATGTGATCCCTCTCTTGTTTCTCAAGCCTTTAGAGGCCGTGACCAAGTTGATATCCGATATTCATGAGATAGTGGTAAAAACTATTGAGCCTGTAAGGCCGGGTCGTAAATATCCGAGAAATTTTAATAAAAGGGGTAGCCGTTTCCACTATGGATACCAGCCGCTCCGTTAA
- a CDS encoding transposase, whose translation MRKNYTGKFKAKIAIQMIREQDTVAELSSKYEVHRSLLTRWKKEALEGLPGVFSTAKKKTENDNQKLIDELYKQIGQLKVENDWSMSLT comes from the coding sequence ATGAGGAAAAACTACACCGGAAAGTTCAAAGCTAAAATTGCAATTCAAATGATTCGAGAACAGGACACAGTAGCTGAGTTATCATCTAAATATGAAGTTCACAGATCCTTGCTGACAAGGTGGAAGAAAGAAGCCTTAGAAGGATTACCAGGTGTATTTTCAACTGCAAAAAAGAAAACCGAAAATGATAATCAAAAATTGATAGACGAATTGTATAAGCAAATAGGTCAGCTCAAAGTTGAGAATGACTGGTCAATGTCATTAACTTAA
- a CDS encoding DUF4062 domain-containing protein — protein MSTLKKPSVFISSTCYDLKQVRADLYDFIDSLGLEPILSEFDTFPVNPNEDTIQNCLNVVRDKADIFVLIVGGRYGSTIDTGISVTNLEYIEACTKGAPKYVFIMNNVLNLLKIWKDNPKGDFSSAVDTPKLFDFIYDLKNNSNVWVLPFDTAQDIKRTLKIQLGYLFSECLLLKSKFNTQDIYLMQLKSKALRIAVEKPPKWSWLLFAQILQDKMENFSSKRLDVELGFGINDLEPIQQNKEVIPFVKKKIDWITRLLTNLSTVFEKGFTKAVGSDGNGDLKRIIHLTSKYGEVYNQLLDWKLYFAGTITDPQYEHLMQLLSMYSMNAIKEMENFSTKLYEQMKGIVSNTHSHNENDTISITLELTVPDVSDIIDEIKRLV, from the coding sequence ATGTCAACTTTGAAAAAGCCTTCTGTATTTATAAGCTCTACTTGCTATGATTTAAAACAAGTCAGAGCTGATTTATATGACTTTATCGATTCTTTAGGTTTAGAGCCAATTTTATCTGAATTCGACACCTTCCCGGTTAATCCGAACGAGGACACAATTCAGAATTGTCTAAATGTTGTTCGAGATAAAGCAGATATTTTTGTTTTAATTGTTGGGGGAAGGTATGGCTCAACAATTGATACGGGCATATCTGTTACAAATCTCGAATATATAGAGGCCTGTACAAAAGGAGCACCTAAATATGTCTTTATTATGAATAATGTTCTTAACCTTTTAAAAATATGGAAAGACAATCCTAAAGGAGACTTCTCTTCAGCTGTAGACACTCCGAAACTATTTGATTTTATTTATGACTTAAAAAATAATAGTAACGTTTGGGTGTTACCTTTTGACACCGCTCAAGACATAAAAAGAACTTTAAAAATTCAATTAGGTTATCTTTTTTCTGAGTGCTTATTGCTAAAGAGTAAATTCAATACCCAAGATATCTATCTGATGCAATTGAAGTCTAAGGCTTTACGTATAGCTGTTGAAAAACCTCCAAAATGGTCATGGTTATTATTTGCGCAAATTCTCCAAGATAAAATGGAAAATTTTTCTTCAAAACGGTTAGATGTTGAATTGGGGTTCGGCATCAACGACTTAGAACCAATACAACAAAACAAAGAAGTAATTCCATTTGTAAAAAAGAAAATAGACTGGATAACCCGGTTGCTGACAAATTTATCAACTGTGTTTGAAAAAGGCTTTACAAAAGCTGTTGGTTCTGATGGAAATGGAGATCTCAAAAGAATTATTCATCTGACCTCAAAATATGGTGAGGTATATAATCAGTTATTGGATTGGAAACTATATTTTGCCGGAACCATAACAGATCCCCAATATGAGCATTTAATGCAATTGCTTTCTATGTATTCCATGAATGCCATCAAAGAAATGGAGAATTTTTCTACGAAGTTATATGAACAAATGAAGGGCATTGTAAGCAACACGCACTCACATAATGAAAACGATACGATTTCAATAACTTTAGAATTAACGGTGCCTGATGTTTCGGATATTATTGACGAAATTAAAAGATTAGTTTGA
- the istB gene encoding IS21-like element helper ATPase IstB: MNPAVQAVLTQHLKTLKLSTMEKELEGQIRQAHEAACGYDEFLLNLVEAEVQIRQENGRKRRLKEARFPMQKPLETFDFEAAPDLDARLIKELSTGTFIKEARNIILIGKSGAGKTHLATSIGMEACRYGHRVRFITGCGLANELTEAREQQALGRMIKRYAGYGLLILDELGYVPFSKIGAELLFQVLTERHERRSIIITTNLGFGDWTQVFGDANLTAALLDRVTHRAHIIQCNWDSYRLKQTLKSRG, encoded by the coding sequence ATGAACCCAGCAGTCCAGGCAGTCCTCACACAGCACTTAAAAACGCTGAAGCTCTCGACGATGGAAAAAGAGTTGGAAGGTCAGATCCGGCAGGCGCATGAGGCGGCCTGCGGCTACGATGAGTTTTTATTGAATCTTGTTGAAGCGGAAGTTCAAATACGGCAGGAAAACGGTCGCAAGCGACGTCTCAAGGAAGCCAGGTTCCCGATGCAGAAACCGCTTGAAACATTTGATTTTGAGGCTGCCCCTGATTTGGACGCCCGGTTGATCAAAGAACTTTCAACAGGGACATTCATTAAAGAAGCCCGGAATATAATTTTGATAGGTAAAAGCGGAGCCGGTAAAACCCATCTGGCAACCAGCATCGGGATGGAAGCCTGCCGGTATGGACATCGAGTTCGTTTTATTACTGGTTGTGGGCTTGCAAACGAACTGACGGAGGCCAGGGAACAACAGGCTCTGGGTAGAATGATAAAACGATATGCCGGTTATGGGCTGTTGATTCTTGATGAATTGGGGTACGTCCCGTTCAGTAAAATCGGCGCTGAATTATTGTTCCAAGTCCTTACCGAGCGCCATGAAAGACGTTCGATCATCATCACTACCAATCTTGGTTTTGGTGATTGGACGCAGGTGTTTGGCGATGCAAATCTTACCGCTGCTCTGCTGGATCGTGTCACTCACCGGGCTCACATTATTCAATGTAACTGGGACAGTTATCGACTTAAACAGACTTTAAAATCGAGAGGATAA
- the istA gene encoding IS21 family transposase, which yields MLKVDQYDYIRTAHRVYGKAIKELARETGHSKNTIKKILKQEYIGYKQRSKQPYPVLGPYIQEIDRWLGDDKDKPYKQRHTATRIYHRLKSELEYSGGETTVRRYVREAKLRLGLTNQQAFIPSDPTTAQEAEVDWGNCQAVIAGEPVKLKLFCIRSKCSGKHFVRCYPCERQQALFDAHIQAFSFFGGVFPVLIYDNLTTVVQKVFKGKKRHLQESYNRFKAYYNFDPRFCNPGQGHEKGGIEGLVGYARRNYMVPIPHADSLDELNTRLLDDCMAYGEHRIAGQTQSVNELFESEKQVLLPLPTTSFSNVETFMVRVNKYATVIIDKNRYSVPTRYAYMRVQAIVEIDQVIIYWSGRKISTHHRLYGNNKWSLKPEHYLELIRQRPQSFDTARPILQWRDQWPDCLEKLLEHFRRKNGVTKGTREFVTVLMLYEKYAVDKIEAAVKEALKSNVGCSNALKQILHSQNISMESQFDPLSNWETLPPADISAYEQLGGIL from the coding sequence ATGCTTAAAGTGGATCAGTATGATTACATCCGAACAGCTCACCGTGTTTATGGAAAGGCCATTAAAGAGCTTGCCAGAGAAACCGGCCATTCAAAAAACACCATAAAAAAAATTTTAAAGCAGGAATACATTGGCTACAAGCAACGATCTAAACAGCCATATCCCGTTCTTGGTCCTTATATCCAGGAGATAGACCGCTGGCTTGGCGATGACAAGGACAAGCCATACAAACAGCGACATACAGCAACCCGGATATACCATCGTCTGAAATCGGAACTCGAGTATTCCGGTGGAGAGACGACGGTTCGCCGTTATGTGCGTGAGGCAAAGCTGAGGCTGGGTTTAACGAATCAGCAGGCATTTATCCCATCAGATCCGACGACTGCCCAGGAAGCCGAGGTAGACTGGGGAAACTGTCAGGCAGTTATTGCCGGCGAACCCGTGAAGCTGAAATTATTTTGCATACGTTCAAAATGTTCGGGCAAACACTTTGTTCGCTGTTATCCCTGTGAAAGGCAGCAAGCTTTATTTGACGCTCATATCCAGGCCTTTTCATTTTTTGGAGGCGTGTTCCCAGTTCTTATCTATGACAATCTGACAACAGTCGTACAAAAGGTATTTAAAGGAAAAAAACGTCATCTTCAGGAATCTTATAATCGGTTCAAGGCCTATTACAACTTCGATCCACGGTTTTGCAATCCCGGCCAGGGCCATGAAAAAGGTGGGATTGAAGGCCTGGTCGGCTACGCTCGAAGAAATTATATGGTTCCTATCCCACATGCTGACAGCCTGGACGAATTGAACACGCGCCTCCTCGATGATTGCATGGCCTATGGAGAGCATCGCATCGCCGGTCAAACACAAAGCGTCAATGAATTGTTTGAATCAGAAAAGCAGGTATTGCTGCCATTGCCGACAACATCGTTCAGTAACGTTGAGACGTTCATGGTCAGGGTAAACAAATATGCCACCGTTATTATTGACAAGAACCGGTATTCTGTCCCGACGCGCTATGCTTACATGAGAGTGCAGGCGATAGTAGAGATAGACCAGGTGATCATTTATTGGAGCGGCAGAAAAATAAGCACCCATCATCGGTTATATGGAAATAATAAGTGGAGTTTAAAACCGGAACATTATCTGGAGTTGATTCGTCAGCGTCCACAATCATTTGATACCGCCCGGCCAATTTTACAATGGCGTGATCAATGGCCGGATTGCCTGGAAAAGTTATTAGAACATTTTCGCCGGAAAAACGGTGTAACCAAAGGTACCCGGGAATTTGTCACCGTGCTGATGCTGTACGAAAAATATGCTGTCGACAAGATCGAAGCAGCCGTAAAGGAAGCACTGAAAAGCAATGTCGGCTGCAGCAATGCTCTCAAGCAGATTTTACACAGTCAAAACATCTCTATGGAGTCCCAATTTGATCCTTTGTCGAACTGGGAGACACTGCCCCCTGCTGACATCTCGGCATACGAACAGCTTGGAGGTATCTTATGA
- a CDS encoding virulence protein RhuM/Fic/DOC family protein translates to MNEAGQIEIYQAEDGQTEIQVRIESDTLWLTQKQMSGLFQVTTPTINEHVRNIYNERELIREATIRKFRIVQNEGTRQVKRNLDHYNLDMVLSVGYRVKSKIATQFRIWATQRLKEYLVKGYTINRQRFQENAAELEQALNLIKKAAQTPDLASDMGRGLVDIMGRYTQTFLWLQQYDEGLLKDPKGHTGGNLPSPMDATAALEKLKAKLIARGEATNFFAKSSRADSLAGIFGNLDQTVFGEPAYPTIESKAAHLLYFVVKNHLFIDGNKRSGAFLFVDFLHRNGRLLNSTGLPVINDTGLAALTLLVAESAPNQKDTIIKLIMNLLCESESKDI, encoded by the coding sequence ATGAATGAGGCCGGGCAGATTGAAATTTATCAGGCAGAGGACGGTCAAACAGAAATACAAGTTCGTATTGAAAGCGATACCTTGTGGCTGACTCAAAAGCAAATGTCAGGATTGTTTCAGGTTACCACACCCACCATAAATGAGCATGTTAGGAACATTTACAATGAAAGGGAATTGATCCGTGAGGCAACTATTCGGAAATTCCGAATAGTTCAAAATGAAGGTACTCGACAAGTAAAACGGAACCTTGATCATTACAATCTGGATATGGTTTTGTCCGTGGGGTATCGAGTAAAAAGCAAGATTGCGACTCAGTTTCGTATCTGGGCTACTCAGCGCCTGAAAGAATACCTTGTCAAAGGATACACCATAAACCGACAGCGGTTTCAAGAAAATGCGGCGGAGCTTGAACAGGCCCTTAACCTAATTAAAAAAGCTGCTCAGACACCGGACCTTGCATCTGATATGGGTCGTGGCCTGGTAGATATCATGGGCCGATATACTCAAACTTTTCTTTGGCTCCAACAGTATGATGAGGGACTTTTAAAAGATCCCAAAGGGCATACCGGTGGGAATCTGCCAAGCCCGATGGATGCCACGGCCGCCTTGGAAAAATTGAAAGCAAAGTTGATCGCCCGGGGAGAGGCAACCAATTTTTTTGCCAAATCTTCCAGGGCTGACAGCCTTGCCGGAATATTTGGCAATCTGGATCAAACCGTATTTGGAGAGCCAGCCTATCCCACCATTGAAAGTAAGGCCGCCCATCTGCTTTATTTCGTGGTTAAGAATCATCTATTCATTGACGGAAACAAACGAAGCGGGGCTTTTTTATTTGTGGACTTCCTACACCGAAATGGCCGGTTGCTAAATAGTACAGGGCTGCCGGTGATCAATGATACTGGCCTGGCTGCTTTGACATTGCTGGTGGCCGAATCTGCTCCAAATCAGAAAGACACGATAATAAAACTGATCATGAATTTACTTTGTGAATCTGAATCAAAAGATATTTAA
- a CDS encoding integrase family protein codes for MFCAGQVGGKNRRVTLGTYGALTPKQARDMARMELAKIAQGEDPSYERRKQKAETVPLEVVVKSYIESKKLKPLSIKDIKTHRDLNFKAWKKKPLSQINRDEVKRKFMEISERSPSQANQAFRIFRALWNYAIAEYRYPDDSPVFGENPVNILSEQKLWNTVQPRNSKVPIDKVGLAWNVLENLNQNPGQLPASRTMVDAAMFIFLSGCRVDEATALTWDRVNTEEKWWYLDDPKNHHEVTLPLSDLACQIVDSRPKVNEYVFASKGKYGHIKEIRTPMKKIFEAIKSNVSAHDLRRTFKAIAVENGIEKWKFDLLTNHKLADVSSKHYMETSDLLYLRNEIDTIASWIVEQARIANADNVIPMANRKKA; via the coding sequence ATTTTTTGCGCAGGCCAGGTAGGGGGGAAAAATAGAAGGGTCACATTAGGTACATATGGGGCTTTGACACCTAAACAGGCAAGGGATATGGCCCGAATGGAACTTGCAAAGATCGCCCAAGGAGAAGATCCTTCCTATGAACGCCGTAAACAAAAGGCAGAGACAGTTCCTCTTGAAGTGGTTGTCAAGTCATATATTGAATCCAAGAAATTAAAACCGTTATCCATAAAGGATATCAAAACTCATCGTGATTTGAATTTTAAGGCCTGGAAAAAGAAACCTTTATCCCAAATAAACAGGGATGAAGTGAAAAGAAAGTTTATGGAAATAAGCGAGAGATCCCCGTCCCAGGCAAACCAGGCATTCAGGATTTTCCGGGCCTTATGGAATTATGCCATTGCTGAATACAGATACCCGGATGATTCCCCCGTATTTGGAGAAAACCCCGTGAATATTCTATCCGAACAAAAGCTTTGGAATACAGTTCAGCCCCGAAATTCAAAAGTGCCCATTGATAAGGTGGGATTGGCCTGGAATGTACTTGAAAACTTAAACCAGAACCCGGGACAATTACCGGCAAGCCGGACAATGGTAGATGCCGCCATGTTTATTTTCCTGTCCGGTTGCCGTGTGGATGAAGCCACTGCTTTGACCTGGGACCGGGTGAATACGGAGGAAAAATGGTGGTATTTAGATGATCCCAAAAACCATCACGAAGTTACATTGCCTCTTTCGGATCTTGCCTGCCAAATCGTGGACAGCCGCCCGAAGGTTAATGAATATGTGTTTGCTTCCAAAGGTAAGTACGGCCATATAAAAGAGATCAGAACTCCCATGAAGAAAATATTTGAGGCCATTAAATCAAATGTTTCAGCACACGACTTGCGCCGGACATTTAAGGCCATCGCCGTTGAAAATGGAATTGAGAAATGGAAATTTGACCTTCTTACCAATCACAAATTAGCGGATGTCTCAAGTAAGCATTACATGGAAACTTCAGACTTGCTTTATCTGCGAAATGAGATTGACACCATTGCCTCCTGGATTGTTGAACAGGCCAGGATTGCAAATGCAGACAATGTCATTCCTATGGCCAATAGGAAGAAGGCTTAA